The stretch of DNA GTTTGGTTGATTCCTCTTTTTCTTGTTCCTGCAATTGGTCTAAGGGTTGCTTTAATTTTGTTATTTTCCCAGCGTTCAGCTTTGACCATCACTTCTGGAGATGAACCAATCAGTTGCCAATCATTAAACTGATAATAAGCCATATAGGGAGAGGGATTGACTACTCGTAACGAACGATACAAATTAAAAGGATGACCAGTGTAAGTAGTTGATAATCGCTGCGATAAAACTACTTGAAAAATATCTCCTGCCCGAATGTAATCTTTGGCTTTTAGAACATTCTGACAAAATAATTCTTCAGAGGTGTTACTAGAATAAGTTAATGGTGGTTGTTCTGTATATTGATCTGTGGCTTTCCACTCCAAAGATTTAGCTTCTACTGGCAGCGGTAATTGTAATTTTAAAACTAATTTGGCAGCGCGATCGCAAGCCTCTTGATAAGCTTGTCGTACATCCGTGTTTGTCTCTCTGAGATCCGCATAAGCGATCGCCCAAATTTTACGTTTGACCTGGTCGAAGATAATCAAATTATCAACCTGCATCCAAACACCATCAGGTAAGTCTTCGGAAGTTGGCTCATAAACTGGTACTCTTGGTTCAATCCAACGAATTAATTCATAACCCCAAACCCCAAATAATCCGCCGATCCCTGGTGGTAATTGAGGCAATTTTACTGGTTTAATTGGTTCAAGGCATTGAGCCAAAATTTCAAACGGATTACCATTAAAGTTTTTAACCAACCCATCTCGATACGTTTGAGTGGTTACTTCTCCTCTAGCTTCTAGTACCCAAACAGGATCGCAACCGAGAAAACTATAACGACCAAGGGTTTCTCCGCCTTCAACTGACTCTAATAAAAAACTATAGGGTTGACCTGCACAAACTTTATACCAAGCCGATACAGGTGTTTCCAAATCCGCGACTAACTCTTGATAGACAGGTACAAAATTGCCTTGCTGGGCAAGGGCAGAAAACTGAGTAAAATCGGGGAAAATCATGACGGTAATTGGGGACTAAAAATTAGGGACTAGGCATGAAGCAATAACAAATCTTATCATCTTCCTTCCAGTCTCTAGTCATTAATCCCCATAAAAATAAAATTAAACTTCGTAAGTAGCTTTACCAGAGAATTTTATGGTTGCTGGATTAGGATTATCACCAATTTTTCTGTCAATTTTGCCGTTGTATTCACGACCTTCATTAACTTTTTCAGGGAAAACACCATCAGCAGGATGAAGGTATTGAACTTCCCCATTGGGATAAATGCGGTAAATTTTATAATTTTCAATTTTGGGTTTAAATTTAGTCCGCAGTTGAGCTCCCATAGCAATACATTGCTCTTTACGAGCTAAATAAAGGATATTATCACCTTCATTCATAGTTGCTGCGCCACCAGTGGGCATTTCAAATACCTGTTCTTTAGGACTCGTCCAGGTAATGGCGTATTTTTCCTCTACTTGTGCTTTATAAAGTAAACCGCCAGTGCTGCCACCAAATTGAGGTGCTTTTCCACTAAGTTGTTCTGCCATAAGAAAATTTCTCTCACAGATATATTAATTGGATATGTAGGGAATGCTATCACTGAGTCTGTGTCCTTCTCATAGCTCTGTCAAGAACTGTAACAGTTTGTTAGTTTTTTCTTTGAGTGTTATGTTTTTTTTGCGATTTTGGTTTTTTCGTAGGTTGGTTGAACTCAGCCGTAGCTTGATTATCGCCCAGACCCTCATTAAAAACAGGAATAGTAAAATGAAACTGACTGCCTTGATCCCTTCCTTCTGATTCTGCCCAAATTTTCCCACCCCAATTTTTGACAATTTGTCGGCAAATCGCCAATCCTAGACCTGTTCCTCCTGCACTACGTCTTAAAGCTCCTTCTTCTTGATAAAATCGCTCAAAAACTGTTTCTAAGCGATTTGGCTCGATACCTCTACCTGTATCAGTGATTGTGACTTCTAATTTGTTACCAACTTTAGGTTTAGCTGCAATGGTAATTTGTCCCTCACTGTTAGTAAATTTGCAGGCATTATCGAGTAATTTTGCTAATACTTCTACTAGCCATTCTCCATCTGCTTGTACCAAAGGTAATTCAGCAGGAGTCAGATTTACAATTTGCGGTAGTTTTTTTTGACTAAGACGCGATCGCACGTTACTGATTGCCAATTCAATACATTCATTGATTGATAAGGCTTCGCTATTCCACTCGACTCTGCCACTTTCTAGACGAGATAAAGTCAAAAAATCTTGAATCAGATTACGCATTCTTTCCGCATCAGCTAAAGCAGTATTAAGCATCACCTGACGTAATTCAGGAGACATATCGGGTTCGCTAGCTAAACTTTCTAAACAGACTTGAATGGTTGATAGAGGCGTACGTAATTCATGCCCTGTAATTGCCACTAAATTAGAACGAGTACGGTCTAATGCTTCTAATTGTTCGTTGAGGTCTTCCAGATTAGCATAGGATTCTGCTTGAATCAAAGCTACTCCCACTTGAGTTGCGATCGCGTCTACTAAGGCTACATCGTCTTCCTTCCAAACAATCGGAACTTCATCACAATGATGTAATTCCATCATGCCTAATAATCGGTCTTGATACAAAACTGGAACTAACAACCAAGAAGAAATCGAACAAGTCTGTACTAAATTAATTAAATATTCTCCTGTACCTTGTTGCCAAGCCTGTTGATTGATTCTAGGATCTAGACGAGTATCATCAATTCTTAAACTATCTCTTAATTCAACTACTTCTTCAAATAAAGGATTATTTTTTAACTGCCAAGTTTGTCCTTTAACCGATTTTATGCCTGAACTGATAAATTCATGATTAATAATTGCTGCGCTATCTTTTTCACTACAGCGATATACCAGACACCGACAAACGTTTAAACCTTCTCCTAGTTTTTGCACAGCAACTTGTAAAATTTCTTCCGTATCTAAAGAACGTCTAATTGCATCAGTTACTGAATTTAATAACTGTTCTTTTTGTTGTTTAATTGCTAAAGATTTATTTGCTTTAAGTAGTTTATAATGACCCGCTTGTAAATAACTTACTAATCTTTGAACAAAAGGATCGGGATTATTATTTTCTAGTTTTTTTAATTCTCTTGGTGAAAGTTTTGGAGATGATTCAATTGGATTTGTTGCCAAATAAATTTTGCGTCCCCGCTCAATTTTTTGATTTAATTCTGGTCGATATTTTAAAATACGTTGCAAAAGAAGATCGGCAGCCTTAAGACTAATTTGGCGCTCAAAAGTCCAGATACCTTCAAAACGACGACTATTATCCATTGCCGAACTAGTTTGTTTATCATTTAAAAAGTTAGTTTTTTCGTGACAAATCAAACAGCTAGCGTAATCTTCTCCAATCACCACCAAATGCCATTCTTGCGCCAAACTATCAGTAGGCTCAAAAGCAACTGTTTCATAGACATGAGAACTATGCTTAAATTCAGCTTCTGGTGCAGCTAAAACGTAAACTTGGTCAGTTTTTTGGGCAATACGTCGATAACGATGGGCTTCTTGACGATAAAAACGTTCTTTTTGAAAAGAAGCAATAATCAAGGGTGAGTCTGAACTTGCCAAAACTCGATCTTCCATCGCGTGCGATAAAGCAGTCAGAGAAGATTTAAAGTACATTTGTGGTCGCCAACTGGGAAAATGTTTCAGTAGCTGAACTACCACAGACTTAGATATGCTCATCTATAATTTCTTCTTGAAATACGAACCAATTTTGCATCAGCAACCATAGTCCTCAAACCCAACAATTACATATACATAAAATTTGCCATTAAAATTAATAGATTGATTTGAAATAGTTAGGAATGAGAGCATGGATTAGAGAAGTGCGAGCAAGCCTTGCTCCAAGGGAGACTAAGTTTGCTTGTTTTTTGTTTTTGCTCCCTATTGAACATCCTACAAAAAACTGTCTCCTTTCCTTGACTAAAAAATTATAATTCTCAACAATTACTGAGATTCTTATTTAGGTGGAATAAACTATTGACTGTTTCCATTGTCAACAACACAGGTCACTATGTTATTTAGTTTTAAACCTAGTCTAACTTGGATTAGCACCCTTTTATTGCTGACTATTGCTGCTCCTTTAAAAGCTTTAGAAGTTAAAATTACTCCTGCTCAACCTCAACTAGGCGATACAATTTCTGTCATTGTCAAAACTGACTCTAGTTCTCAACCCAAAGTTATGGTTGAACAACAAGAATATCCAGTTTTTTCTTTAGGCGATCGCTATCGAGCTTTACTACCTACTTCTCCTCTCAATCAAGCTGGTAAGTTAACTATTCGAGTTCAAGGTGATGGAGAAACCAAAAACTTGGCTGTTTGGCTCAAAAATCGTTCTTTTTCTGTCCAAAGAATCACTTTAACAGGTAAAGCTGACCGAGAAGCCACCGAAACCGAATTGAATCGAGTTGCTCAATTCAAAGCTTTAGTTACACCCCAAAAATATTGGCAAGGTTCTTTTATTAAACCTAATGCAGGTAGAATTTCTACTGAGTTTGGGATACGTCGTTATTACAATGGTGTTTTTGCCCAAGATTATTATCACAGAGGCGTAGACTACGCTGGAGCGACAGGTTCTTCAGTAGTTGCTCCTGCTGCTGGTGTAGTTAAATTAATAGGTAAAGAAGCAGAAGGGTTTCAAGTTCACGGTAATACTATCGGCATCGATCATGGTCAAGGTGTAGTTAGTATTTTTCTTCATCTTCAAGATATTTATGTCCAGGAAGGAGATGTAGTCAAGGCAGGGCAATCAATTGGAACAGTTGGTTCAACTGGAGCATCTACCGGTTCGCATTTACATTGGGGTCTGTATGTTCACGGAGTCTCGGTCGATCCAGTTCCGTGGCGATTCGGTGAAATTAACTAGAAAAAATGAGAATGTGGCTTAAATTAGTGAAGTTTATTTAGATTAAATAAACTTTTCGATAAAAACAGTAATTTAATGACGCCATTTGCGATTTTCTGGGGAAAGATTAAGATAGTCAGAAGCATTATTTTGAAATTTACACTGCCACAATTTGGGAAACTATGGGGATTCAAGCAATAGTACAACAGGCTCTTCAAGACGGCTATTTAACTCCAAGCATGGAAGCAGAAGTCGGAAAGATTTGTGATACCGCAGCAGAACTGTCGGTTGAAGAGTATATGGCTTTGGATAAATTAATGGGAGCTTTACTCACAGGGGAAGTTGTTGCTGTTCCTCGTAAACAGTTTATCAACGTGATGGAAGAATTAGTACTCAGCCAAGCTATTACCCGTGTTGCTGAAATTGAACAAACTAGCGAAGAATCTCTAGATGTAGGAGATATTGCTGCTTATGCTCTTAATCGCTTGCCTCCTCTCTACGCTACTACCGAAGAAGGTGCTAATTATCAACGGCAACGTGCCAGAGAAGAATTACAAGATTTGATCAATCAACAAGTTAATGATGCTATTGCCCGTTATCTAGACCGTCCTACTTTCTTCCCCGAAAGACAAGCTCTTAGCAAAACTAGTCATTCCGATCTTGCTGGTCAATTAAGTAATATGCTCAAAGATTATGCTCCTGATTATGAGCAAAAAGCAAATTTCTAATTAGACAATCAAGGAACTTTTTTAAAAAAATTTGGTCTAGCAACCAAGAAACCCTATCTAGATTTTTGTAGATAAGTACATGAGTCAATCTCTTCCTGTATCATGGTCAAGAGTTGAGGTGACCGATCCTAAAAACCTTGTGTCTCCGGAAAAACTCTCTAACTATGATCTGATTGTGCGCTGTCAGGAAGGCTCTCAGCCAGACCGATCCGCGTTTGCTGAATTATTGCGTAGATACCAATCTCACGTTGACCGCTTACTCTATCATCTTGCTCCTGATTGGCAAGAGAGAGCCGATTTAGCTCAAGAAGTATGGATTCGTGTTTACCGCAATATTAATCGTTTACAAGAACCAGTTAAATTTAGGGGCTGGCTAAGTCGCATTGCCACAAATTTGTTTTATGACGAATTACGCAAACGAAAACGCATAGCCGAACCAGTCTCTTTAGATGCTCCCCTTTCTATCTCTGATGGAGAAATTAATTGGGAATTGCCGTCAGATTATCCTAGTCCTGATGACGATTTGACCAGAAGAGAATTTTATGACCAACTTCGTAGAGCGATCGCAGATTTGCCAGAAGCTTTTCGTACTACTATTGTATTACGAGAAATTGAAGGTATGGCTTACGAAGAAATAGCAGAAATTACAGGAGTATCTCTAGGTACAGTAAAATCTCGAATTGCCAGAGCGAGATTAAAACTACAATCGGTATTGCAAAATTATCTTGATGGGTAGTATGTTGGTAATAGGACAAAAAATTTTCTGGCACAAATACAGTTGCTTTGGCAGTAATTTTTTCCCTGCTTTTTAAGCTCAATATTTAAGTTCTACCCAGTGGTGATGTAAGAATGACATCTAAGTTTGACGATTTTGAGTCGAGTCACAAATTTTATTTGAGTGATTGGGAAGGTGAAAATACTACACCAGATTGCTTTGAATTATTGAGCGCATATTTGGATGGCGAAGTAACACCCCAAGAACGTCAACAAGTACAAGATTGGTTGGATAATGACCCCAAAATCAGACAAATTTATCATAAACTACGCCAACTGCACTGCAAATTTGAGAGTATTCCTATACCAACTAATCAACAAGTTACAGCAGATTTGTCAGTTAATGTCTTTCAAGCAATAGACCGTTCTCAACGAAAACGGCGACTTTTGTATTGGGGAGGAAGTGCAGTAGCTGCTTTATTTGTAGCAGTCATATCTGGTTTGTCTTCTGGAGAAAATTTAGGGTTTAAGATGGCAAACTCTGTAGAGAAACAAAATCATGAATCAATTATGGTAGCTGTGGCAGTAAATAAACCTGCTGTTAAAATTCCTAAAGCATCGGTTTCATCATCTAATTTGACTGATGAGCAATAATTTGATGTATTTGATTACTTATATTGCTTCTTAAAAAATATTTACGCCTCAAAAAACTCAATCCCGTCGACAAAAAGTAGTGTCAAAATTAATAATCAAAAAAAATCCTTAACTATCGTGATTAATATCTATAATTAGTTAAGGATTAAAAATGTTTTTATATAGCGATTCTTAAATTTGTCAGATCAGCATAAGACATTGACAAGTTTTCAATTAATAATTAACCATCAACTATCAACAAAAAACTAAGATATTGACTATATTTCATTAATGTAAGAAACGCTATATATAAAAGCAACTAGTATTTAAAATATTGAGAAAAATCATTGCCACTATTTTGTAGAGAATTTTGATTGACACCTTGAGTAATATTGTTGTTTTGACCAATGGCTGCTGCTGAATTGGAAGCACCTTGAATAGATGTTTGAGTAGAAGGAGAATTAGTATAACCATCAAAATCAAATTGATTTTGAACCGAGTTTTGATTGACATCTTGACGAATGTGGTTTCCGCTACCAACTGCGATCGCAGAATTAGACGCATTTTGTTGAATAACCTGTGTTTCTTGAGCAAAAGCAGCTAAAGGAGAGAAAGTTAAAGCAACAGTAGCTAAGATACCAAAAGTAGATGTTTTCATGATTTCTAGACCTCAATAATTAAAATAGTGATTATTTACTTTGTTTTGTCACAATCTTAGATACGTTTAGGTTTAATTTACTATGCAGCTACCCAGTACAATCAATTAATTTGTGATCAAAGCCATTTAATTGGATATTAAGCCCAAAAAAAAGGTAGGTTTTATCCCACCTCAAAAACATTACGTTATTAAAACTATCGAAAGCATTAACGATCAACTGAACCCATAATAATGTCAATACTTCCTAAAATTGGCATAATATCAGCAACTTTTACACCTTTAAGTAGATGAGGCAAAATTTGCAAATTGTTAAAATCGGCTGCACGTATTTTCCAACGCCAAGGGAAAACATTGTCATTACCAACAATAAAAATACCTAATTCTCCTTTGCCACTTTCGAGACGGACATAATGTTCGCCTGTCGGAATTTTAAAAGTAGGTGCAACTTTTTTAGCTATATATTGGTATTCAAAATCATTCCACTTAGATTTACGACCTTCTGCCATTCTTTTCGCTTCAAGATTCTCATAAGGACCGCCTGGCAATCCTTTAAGTGCTTGACGAATGATTTTAACCGATTCTCGCATTTCACGAATGCGAACTAAATAACGAGCAAAGCAATCACCAGCAGTTTCCCAATGAACTTCCCAATCGAAGTCATCATAACATTCGTAATGATCAACTTTGCGCAAATCCCACTTCACTCCAGATGCTCTTAACATAGGACCAGAAAGTCCCCAGTTAATTGCTTCTTCACGAGTAACTGTACCTACACCTTCAACACGACGACGGAAAATAGGATTATTAGTAATTAATTTTTCATATTCGTCTACTTTGGGATCGAAGTAGTCGCAGAAATCTTCACACTTATCTACCCAACCATAAGGTAAATCAACAGCAACACCGCCGACGCGAAAATAGTTATTATTGACCATGCGGTAGCCTGAAGCAGCTTCCCAAAGGTCATAAATCATTTCCCGTTCTCGGAAAATATAAAAAAATGGAGTTTGCGCGCCAATGTCAGCCATAAATGGACCTAACCATAATAGATGATTGGCAATACGGTTCAACTCCAACATAATGACGCGAATATATTGAGCGCGTTTTGGTACTTCGATACCGGCAAGCTTTTCTGGAGCATTAACTGTAATTGCTTCATTAAACATCCCTTCTGCATAGTCCCAACGACTAACGTAGGGTACATACATGACGGTAGTGCGATTTTCTGCAATTTTTTCCATACCCCGATGAAGGTAACCGATGACAGGTTCGCAATCGATTACATCTTCTCCATCCAGAGTCATGATTAAACGCAATACGCCATGCATTGAGGGATGATGAGGTCCCATGTTAAGAACCATGGGTTCGGTTCTAGTTTCGATTTTTGCCATAAACTAAGCGTTCCCTCAACAAGAAATTCACAAATAATTGCTGCTACTTTTTATATATCTTATCGGGTTTGGGTTGAACAAAACTGTGTCTCTGTTTTCTATACTCAATGATTACGGTAAGGTAATCTAATTGATGGTTATTTTTGGAGTTTGATTTAAAACTCTTCTTTCTCCATAACTGAGAAGACGGTTAAGAGTGTCTAAGCGATTTTGCCAGACTTGTACTTGATAAGCACTAATAGTTTTATCTGCTTCCATCCACTCAGGAAAATCCCGACGGAACGAATTAAGAGCTAATTGGGCTGAGAGAAAATGCTTTTGAGAAGGTTCATCGGCTAATTGTTGTAAATTTAAAGCTAAATTATCTGCTTTTTTTGCCCATTGTTTTAAGCTGATTTCATCTAAAACTAATTGATTATTACTGAGAGCAAAATTCCATTCTTTTTGCAAATTTTGATAGCGAGATACTGTAGCTTGAAAAGGCTGACGATGGGGTAAAGGTTCTTGAGTTTGAGTTGTCAAACGTCCTTGAGTTCGACTGAAAATCTGTTCCAAATTAGAATTAAAATTCTCGGCTGCAAACAAAGCGTAGCCTTCTGTGGGCATACCTCTTAATAGCTGCATTTGATCTACTGCCACAACATCAGGAAGATTAAGTAACCTAATTCCTGGTAAAAGTAGTGCCGAGCCTTGACTAGATGAATTCCAAAGTGGACTTGCCAATTTTTCTAACTCTGAAGTGTCCATAGCATAGGTCATTGGGACTAGTAAATCAATCCATCCTTGTCTAATCCATTCTTCCCAGTGTTGTTGTATTTGATCTAAACGCTGTTGCCGAGGCATCGGAAATACGGCAGTCGATAGAATTAAATCAGGACGTTTTTGTTTCAAATCTTGAGAAACAGTTTGTACAAAACTATCAATTTGTTTAATCCTAAATCCAGTCCATTGTGACCAAAGAGGATCGCTTAATTGTAGTTTGACGGGATCTACTCCTGTTAGTTGTTGAAATTGCTGTCTGGCAGCAATCCCATAACCATAACTTTTACTACCAGTGTGACTTTGAAAAGGATAACGGATGTAATCAAGCTGAATTCCGTCTACTTTGTAGCGAGTAGCAATTTCTTCTAATAACAAAGAAAGATATCTTCTCACTCCAGGATTGGCTGGGTCGAGAAAAGCTTTACCAGAATTATAATGAAACTTATTTCCTTCTCGGTCTGGGTTTGCCCAGTCAGGATATCTAGATAGTAATGGCCCTAAATAATCTTGGGGTAAATTAAGGATCAGATTGTGCCGTTGGTTACCAGCAGCAAAAGCCCATACCCAAGCGTGTAGTTCCATGTTGCGTTCATGGGCGAGTTTGACGGCTGACTCAAGTGGATCCCATCCTCTGACTAAAGGATTTTGTTGGGGGGCAACTCGACTCGGATAGATTGTATATCCCGCGTTAATTGTTTCAAAAAAAACTGTATTGATTCCTGCTGTTGCCAAACGGTCAAAGATTTTGGCTAAATCTGACTCAGATCTAGCTTTGACAATTGTGCCACGGTCAAGCCAAATTGCTCGAATTTCTGGTTGTGCTACTTGTCGATCGGTGGGATAGTTATCCCAAAGATTGCGCCGTGTATCTTGCCATTCTCGTTTAGCGCGAAGATAGTCTCTTTGTGCTAGTAGACTATGAAACTTGTTGAGATTGGCTTTGGCTTCTTTGAGAGCTTGATGAGCTTTACTATTTAAGGAAATAACCTGCTGATTAGAAGACTGAACAGTATTGCCTTTGGTTTGTGGACTAAGTACTGTTTCAATATTGTTTGAGGAAACTAACTGTCGATTAAAAAACTGATAATTATTTTGTTTACTTTGTTGACTAAGTACTTGTTCGATAACTTTTTCCGTAGAATCTCCAATATTGCTAGCGTTAGCATCAGCAGTAAGCAGTGTACTGGCAAAACGATTAATTAAACCCTCTAATTCTTGAGTCATCGTTGCTGCTTGTTCTGGTGCGATCGCATTTGAGGGTGGAATCAGATTGAAGTTGGATTGTGGTGAAGGAGGCTGAATTTGCCAACCTGGTAGAAAAGGTCTTGATTCTTCAATCGATAAGCTGTTAGGGTTGCAAGGTTTTGGCTGTTGATAACCTTCAGGGTTGAATTGTCCATAGGTGCTGATGCCATAACGATTGAGTGATGCCTGTAACCAAGCGCTATCCATCGAAGCAGGAGCAACGGTATCGACTCCCCAACGCCAACCCAAGAAGGTAGAGTTGTTGGTAACAACGGCAGCAGCAGGATTACCATTAGCTAACCACACTGCTGCGGTTTGACTCTCGACGTTGGCAGGAATTACAGCACCACCAATAAATGTACGAGAAAGTTGTGGTCGATCATACCATTCTGAAGGGCTGTTAGCAGATAGTTCTAGAGTTGAAGGTGAAGAAAGAGAAAATCCCCAATAAGCTCCAAAAAGCGATCGCAATTGAGAACGAACTTGCGGTTGTGAAAGGTTTCCTGTCGGCCCGGTCACAATTACTTTGCCACCGCGATTCATCCACTGTTCTAAAGCTATGGCTTGAGAGCCTGTTAAATTTTCTACATTGGGTAAGAATAAAACACTAATATTACCCAAATCTAACTCTCTTTGCCAATTAGCTGTATCGACGATACAATAATTTACCCCTACTTGTTGTAAGCGGTTGGTAATTTCTGCCCATTGTCTAGCATTTTCTTGGCTTTTCACTACTCCCAAGACTTCTGCTGTTGCCAAGGTTGGTGTAAGTACTATACTCCACGACAGGAGAACAGACAAAATAGCGATCGGATTTTTGGCATTGATTACTCGTAAAAGAGCTAGCTTGAAACCAAGTCTTTGCCAGGAACAACCACTTACTACCACAAATTTCTCCTTCTACCTGATTGTTTACCAGTCTTTTAGCTAATTTGTGACCGCGGAAACGCGATGGGGCTTATAAAGTGCGCACACAGCCCCTTGTGAACGCAGGCTACGCCTATCATAAGCGGAGTACCGTTCACTAAAAATTACAAACACCCATTATAATCTTCTCTCTATCAAACTGTTTGAGTTGAAGAGGAGATTCTGGGAGGTAAAATGACTAGTAAATAGCATTTAATCAGAATTACACAAAGTTTCTCTGAATGATGTAGATTAATATACCTAAGTTTGAAAAAATTCAGTTTAAAAATCTGATTAAAAGCTTAATTTTAATTTAAGTTTTGAGTAAAATCTAAAAAAAAAATTAATCTCAATTTGGCTAAACTTGAACAGAAAACTCAGTTGTTTCTAAAGTAGACCAGACTGTTTGTAGTAGGTTATTTAATCCTGAACCAGTTGCAGCAGAAATGGTAAAAATCGGGTCTTTAGTGACTTGCTTCATTTGTGCGATCGCATCAGCTAAAATTGCTGGTTCTACCGCATCAATCTTATTCAAAGCAATTATTTGTGGTCTTTGAGCTAATCCTCTGCCATAGGCGATTAATTCGGCTTGAATAGTTCGATAATTACTAATAGGTTCTTCGGCAGTAGCATCAATTAAATGCAACAATAAACGAGTTCTTTCGATATGACGTAAAAAATCATGACCCAAACCAATACCTTCGGAAGCACCTGCAATTAAGCCAGGAATATCAGCAAAAACTGTGCCATCTCCTGTCGGTTTTTTGACTACTCCTAAGTTGGGAATCAAAGTTGTAAAAGGATAATCGGCAATTTTAGGACGGGCAGAAGATAAAGCAGAAATAAGTGTAGATTTACCTGCATTAGGTAAACCAATAATCCCCACTTCAGCAATTAATTTCAATTCCAAACGTAAACGCCGTTCTTCTCCTGGTAATCCTGGTAAAGCGTGTTCTGGCGCACGATTTCGATTGCTAAGAAAATATTTATTACCTAAACCTCCCTTGCCTCCTTCTGCCACACAAAGAGTATCACCAGCATTAACTAGATCACCCAATAACTCTTCTGTATCCGCATCATAGATCATCGTACCGCAGGGAACTTCAATAATGCGATCGCTTCCCTGCGCTCCAGTCCGATTATTAGGACCACCTCTTTTGCCGTCGTCGGCTTTAAATTGACGAGCATAGCGAAAATCAAGCAAAGTTTGTAAATTTTCTGCTGCTAATAAAATTACCGACCCGCCTTTACCGCCATTACCACCAGCAGGACCGCCAGCAGGAACATATTTTTCTCTTCTAAAGGCAACAATTCCA from Stanieria cyanosphaera PCC 7437 encodes:
- the trpE gene encoding anthranilate synthase component I; translation: MIFPDFTQFSALAQQGNFVPVYQELVADLETPVSAWYKVCAGQPYSFLLESVEGGETLGRYSFLGCDPVWVLEARGEVTTQTYRDGLVKNFNGNPFEILAQCLEPIKPVKLPQLPPGIGGLFGVWGYELIRWIEPRVPVYEPTSEDLPDGVWMQVDNLIIFDQVKRKIWAIAYADLRETNTDVRQAYQEACDRAAKLVLKLQLPLPVEAKSLEWKATDQYTEQPPLTYSSNTSEELFCQNVLKAKDYIRAGDIFQVVLSQRLSTTYTGHPFNLYRSLRVVNPSPYMAYYQFNDWQLIGSSPEVMVKAERWENNKIKATLRPIAGTRKRGINQTQDRALAEDLLQDPKEIAEHVMLVDLGRNDLGRVCVKGSVTVDELMVIERYSHVMHIVSNVIGELEANKTAWDLLKACFPAGTVSGAPKIRAMEIINELEPERRGPYSGVYGYYDFEGQLNSAITIRTMVVRPQSNNRHLVSVQAGAGLVADSVPEQEYQETLNKARGLLEAIRSLN
- the psaD gene encoding photosystem I reaction center subunit II PsaD, with translation MAEQLSGKAPQFGGSTGGLLYKAQVEEKYAITWTSPKEQVFEMPTGGAATMNEGDNILYLARKEQCIAMGAQLRTKFKPKIENYKIYRIYPNGEVQYLHPADGVFPEKVNEGREYNGKIDRKIGDNPNPATIKFSGKATYEV
- a CDS encoding DICT sensory domain-containing protein codes for the protein MSISKSVVVQLLKHFPSWRPQMYFKSSLTALSHAMEDRVLASSDSPLIIASFQKERFYRQEAHRYRRIAQKTDQVYVLAAPEAEFKHSSHVYETVAFEPTDSLAQEWHLVVIGEDYASCLICHEKTNFLNDKQTSSAMDNSRRFEGIWTFERQISLKAADLLLQRILKYRPELNQKIERGRKIYLATNPIESSPKLSPRELKKLENNNPDPFVQRLVSYLQAGHYKLLKANKSLAIKQQKEQLLNSVTDAIRRSLDTEEILQVAVQKLGEGLNVCRCLVYRCSEKDSAAIINHEFISSGIKSVKGQTWQLKNNPLFEEVVELRDSLRIDDTRLDPRINQQAWQQGTGEYLINLVQTCSISSWLLVPVLYQDRLLGMMELHHCDEVPIVWKEDDVALVDAIATQVGVALIQAESYANLEDLNEQLEALDRTRSNLVAITGHELRTPLSTIQVCLESLASEPDMSPELRQVMLNTALADAERMRNLIQDFLTLSRLESGRVEWNSEALSINECIELAISNVRSRLSQKKLPQIVNLTPAELPLVQADGEWLVEVLAKLLDNACKFTNSEGQITIAAKPKVGNKLEVTITDTGRGIEPNRLETVFERFYQEEGALRRSAGGTGLGLAICRQIVKNWGGKIWAESEGRDQGSQFHFTIPVFNEGLGDNQATAEFNQPTKKPKSQKKHNTQRKN
- a CDS encoding M23 family metallopeptidase, whose translation is MLFSFKPSLTWISTLLLLTIAAPLKALEVKITPAQPQLGDTISVIVKTDSSSQPKVMVEQQEYPVFSLGDRYRALLPTSPLNQAGKLTIRVQGDGETKNLAVWLKNRSFSVQRITLTGKADREATETELNRVAQFKALVTPQKYWQGSFIKPNAGRISTEFGIRRYYNGVFAQDYYHRGVDYAGATGSSVVAPAAGVVKLIGKEAEGFQVHGNTIGIDHGQGVVSIFLHLQDIYVQEGDVVKAGQSIGTVGSTGASTGSHLHWGLYVHGVSVDPVPWRFGEIN
- a CDS encoding late competence development ComFB family protein; protein product: MGIQAIVQQALQDGYLTPSMEAEVGKICDTAAELSVEEYMALDKLMGALLTGEVVAVPRKQFINVMEELVLSQAITRVAEIEQTSEESLDVGDIAAYALNRLPPLYATTEEGANYQRQRAREELQDLINQQVNDAIARYLDRPTFFPERQALSKTSHSDLAGQLSNMLKDYAPDYEQKANF
- a CDS encoding sigma-70 family RNA polymerase sigma factor, yielding MSQSLPVSWSRVEVTDPKNLVSPEKLSNYDLIVRCQEGSQPDRSAFAELLRRYQSHVDRLLYHLAPDWQERADLAQEVWIRVYRNINRLQEPVKFRGWLSRIATNLFYDELRKRKRIAEPVSLDAPLSISDGEINWELPSDYPSPDDDLTRREFYDQLRRAIADLPEAFRTTIVLREIEGMAYEEIAEITGVSLGTVKSRIARARLKLQSVLQNYLDG
- a CDS encoding anti-sigma factor family protein — protein: MTSKFDDFESSHKFYLSDWEGENTTPDCFELLSAYLDGEVTPQERQQVQDWLDNDPKIRQIYHKLRQLHCKFESIPIPTNQQVTADLSVNVFQAIDRSQRKRRLLYWGGSAVAALFVAVISGLSSGENLGFKMANSVEKQNHESIMVAVAVNKPAVKIPKASVSSSNLTDEQ